DNA sequence from the Prolixibacter sp. SD074 genome:
TACTTCACAACGAATATGCGCGGTATACCGGAGAAGTTATCAATCGCTTTCTGAACGGTAAAACAAAACCCGGGCTTATTGCCTCGCACGGACACACCATTTTCCACCAACCGCAGAAACACTTTACGTTTCAGTTGGGAAACGGAACCTTCATCGCGGCTGAAACCGGCATTAAAACCATTGCCGACTTTCGGAACATGGATGTAGCGCTGGGTGGCCAGGGTGCTCCATTGGTGCCAATAGGCGATCGACTGCTATTCAGTAAATATGACTACTGCCTCAACCTGGGCGGCTTTTCGAATATCTCTTACGAGGAAGACGGGCAGCGTATTGCTTTCGATGTTGATCCGGCCAACATTGTCCTCAATTATCTGGCTCAACAGGTTGGCAAAGAATACGACCGTGACAGCCTTATCGCGCAAAGCGGAAAGGTGGATGATACCTTGCTGAAAGAGTTGAACGATTTGCCCTTTTACAACGAAAAACCGCCCAAATCGTTAGGGAAAGAGTGGCTTGACAGTGAATTGGTTCCGATGCTGAAGAAGAGTTCCCTCCCACTCCCGGACCAAATGAGGACGCTTTACGAGCACATTGCCATCCAGATAGGTGAAGTCATCCACAATTCAGGCACAATGTTGGTGACCGGCGGAGGAGCTCACAATCCATTGCTGATGGAACGTATTACGGCATGTTCTAAAGCAGAAGTCATCATTCCCGAAAATAAGATCATAGACTTTAAGGAAGCGCTCATATTTGCATTTCTGGGTGTGTTGGCCAACCAACGCCAAATCAACTGCCTTGCTGC
Encoded proteins:
- a CDS encoding anhydro-N-acetylmuramic acid kinase; translation: MKKSITALGLMSGTSLDGIDLALCSFNNKKSGWSFRIEASETVPYSAEWKRKLREAENSSARDILLLHNEYARYTGEVINRFLNGKTKPGLIASHGHTIFHQPQKHFTFQLGNGTFIAAETGIKTIADFRNMDVALGGQGAPLVPIGDRLLFSKYDYCLNLGGFSNISYEEDGQRIAFDVDPANIVLNYLAQQVGKEYDRDSLIAQSGKVDDTLLKELNDLPFYNEKPPKSLGKEWLDSELVPMLKKSSLPLPDQMRTLYEHIAIQIGEVIHNSGTMLVTGGGAHNPLLMERITACSKAEVIIPENKIIDFKEALIFAFLGVLANQRQINCLAAVTGASRDNTGGTIHLS